The stretch of DNA TGGGAGACCTGCAAGAGAGAGAGACCCCACAGGGCCCCTATGGATCCTGTACGGCCTGGGCAGGGCCGGCTGCTGCTacaggggctgggcagagctggggggatCCTGCACGGCCCTGGGTGGGGCCTCTGGCATCCAGGAGGGACCCTATGGATCCCATATGGCCCGGGGGGTGTACCCTAAGGATGCTGTATGGCCCGGGGGTGTCCCCTATGGATCCCATATGGCCCGGGGGGTGTACCCTAAGGATCCTGTATGGCCCGGGGGTGTCCCCTATGGATCCCATATAGCCCGAGGGGTGTCCTCTATGGATCCTATAGGACCGGGGGGTGTCCCCTATGGATCCCATATACCCGAGGGGTGTCCTCTATGGATCCTATAGGACCGGGGGGGGGGTGTCCCCTATGGATCCCATATGGCCCGGGGCAGTCCCCTATAGCTCCCAGCCCGTGTTAGTGTGTTAGTGCCCCTCCCCCGGCACGCTCCGTTAACCAAATCCGCCTTTATTAGCCCCAAATCTCGTTAAAAACGcgcccggcccctccccccctACAAAATCTGTACAtccggcccctcccccaccggGCGGGGGGGGCGAGGGGGGGAGGGGATCCCCACAGAGGGGCCGGGGTCCCGATGAGCCCCTCATTAACCCTTCATTAACTGCATTAACCCTGCCGGCCTCATTAACCTCTGACCTCATTAACCCTGCCGGCCTCATTAACCTCTGACCTCATTAATCTCCACCTTGGGGTCCCCCAGCACCCAATGAGCCTTAATGAGCCGCCACCAATTAATGAGCATTAACGAGCTCCCCATCTCCTAAGGAGCCTTAACGAGTCCCTGCCACCCAAACAAGGCCAAGATCGGGGTCCCCTCCTGCTGACCCTGGAGCTCCTCTACCCTAATGAGCACTAACGAGCACTAATGAGCTCTAATGAGCCTCTGCCACCTGCTGACCCCACAGCTGCTGACCCCACAGCTGCTGACCCCACAGCTGGGTCCCCTCACCTGCTGACCCCTCACCTGCTGACCCCACAGCTGAGTTCCCACAGCTGGGTCCCCACAGCTGCTGACCCCACAGCTGGGTTCCCTCACCTGCTGACCCCTCACCTGCTGACCCCACAGCTGCTGACCCCACACCCGGGTCCCCGCCCCGCTCGCGGCCCCCCCACGCCCTCCCCCTCCCGGTGGTCACCCCAGGTGTCCCCGTCCCTAGGGCCCCACTGACTTGCCGCTGTCCTGGCCGCGGTTGCCGGGCTggccgccgcggggccgcccgtAGAGCACCACGGCGGCCAGGACCATGGCGGTGCCGGCCAGGAAGGGCGCGCGCGCGGCCGGAAGCCGAACAGGTGCGCCGAGGCGGCCGTGGAGGCCAGGATGGACAGCGCCGTGGCGAAGCCCTTGAGGATGTTGTCGGCGTAGCGGACCACCACGGCCACCAGCAGCCCCCCGGCCGCCTGGTTGACCACCACGGCCCACACGGCGCCGTTGTAGCCGTAGAAGAAGCCAAGCGCGGCCACGGCCGGGCCCTCGGCGGCCAGCATGGCGCCCAGCCCCACGGCCGTGCCCACGGCGCCCAGCTGCACGTTCCGCAGCCAGATGGAGCCGCCCGAGCGCTTCAGCAGCCGCTCGAAGTAGACGCCGGCGAAGCCCGAGGACAGGCAGGAGGCGGCCACGGCCGCCAGCCCCACGGCGTAGCTCTGCGCCGGCGCCTCGGGGCCCGGGGACGGCGCCAGCGCCGCGGCCGGGGGCACGGCCCGCGCCTGCTCCGCCTGC from Vidua chalybeata isolate OUT-0048 chromosome 32, bVidCha1 merged haplotype, whole genome shotgun sequence encodes:
- the SLC35A2 gene encoding UDP-galactose translocator isoform X2; protein product: MAEAMKGSACLLLLLIQHRGSVRQTAVTLHEAVVGQFGDTLRLAVPSLIYTLQNNLQYVAISNLPAATFQVTYQLKILTTALFSVLLLGTALSRLQWLSLALLFAGVALVQAEQARAVPPAAALAPSPGPEAPAQSYAVGLAAVAASCLSSGFAGVYFERLLKRSGGSIWLRNVQLGAVGTAVGLGAMLAAEGPAVAALGFFYGYNGAVWAVVVNQAAGGLLVAVVVRYADNILKGFATALSILASTAASAHLFGFRPRARPSWPAPPWSWPPWCSTGGPAAASPATAARTAASLPTRTRAPDGTERPPGPIGTAWGPAGRYRIHTDPPLPPQALEGRVPRRGSAGTPQSL
- the SLC35A2 gene encoding UDP-galactose translocator isoform X3, translating into MAEAMKGSACLLLLLIQHRGSVRQTAVTLHEAVVGQFGDTLRLAVPSLIYTLQNNLQYVAISNLPAATFQVTYQLKILTTALFSVLLLGTALSRLQWLSLALLFAGVALVQAEQARAVPPAAALAPSPGPEAPAQSYAVGLAAVAASCLSSGFAGVYFERLLKRSGGSIWLRNVQLGAVGTAVGLGAMLAAEGPAVAALGFFYGYNGAVWAVVVNQAAGGLLVAVVVRYADNILKGFATALSILASTAASAHLFGFRPRARPSWPAPPWSWPPWCSTGGPAAASPATAARTAVSQQGQGHLTAPSAPRAL
- the SLC35A2 gene encoding UDP-galactose translocator isoform X1, encoding MAEAMKGSACLLLLLIQHRGSVRQTAVTLHEAVVGQFGDTLRLAVPSLIYTLQNNLQYVAISNLPAATFQVTYQLKILTTALFSVLLLGTALSRLQWLSLALLFAGVALVQAEQARAVPPAAALAPSPGPEAPAQSYAVGLAAVAASCLSSGFAGVYFERLLKRSGGSIWLRNVQLGAVGTAVGLGAMLAAEGPAVAALGFFYGYNGAVWAVVVNQAAGGLLVAVVVRYADNILKGFATALSILASTAASAHLFGFRPRARPSWPAPPWSWPPWCSTGGPAAASPATAARTAASQWGPRDGDTWGDHREGEGVGGPRAGRGPGCGVSSCGVSSCGDPAVGTQLWGQQVRGQQVRGPSCGVSSCGVSSCGVSRWQRLIRAH